In the genome of Zobellia nedashkovskayae, the window TGTTGCCTACATAGTTCCAATCTTTTTCAAAACCGTCTAGGTAAAAAGCATAATTTACACTTTCCGGACGGCGAAAGGTAAGGGCCTTAAAATCAATGTTAATAACAGATTGATCATAGTTAAGAGTAAGAGAATCTACTTGGCTAATATCCTTTTTTAAAACCCCAAAATCATCATTGGGTAATACAGATTTGTTGAAAATTTTTAGATCGGAAATAAATAAATTAAGCTTGTCTTTTTGTTTTGCAACGGCACTGGCGGTAAATATGTTAAACCCGTTTACACCTCCAAATATATACTCACCTTTACTAGTGATTAAAGATGAATTTGGGTTAAATTGGTTGGCCTGCAGACCATCACCTACATCATAATCTATTGTTTTTCCAGTACTGGTATTGTACCTAATAATACCTTCTTCTGTACTTAACCATAAGCGTTTGTTCTTATCGTCTATAATTTCCTTAATGGCATCATTTTTAAGTCCGTCTGACTTTTTAACGGATTGGAAGGAATCACTTTCAGGCATATATTTGTTAAGTCCGCCTTGAGTACCTGCCCAAATAACATTCTCACTATCCTGTATAATGGAGTTGACAAAATTATTGCTTAATGAATTTTTACTATGATAATGTGTACTTTTCCAAGTACCATCACTTTCTGTCAATTTAAGTAATCCAGAGTTTAGACTGCCAATCCAAATATTACCTTTGTTATCTTCAAATATTCTATTTAACGAATTAATTTCCGTACCGTCTAATTGGGAGGTAAGATCAATATTCTCATGACTATTTGTTTGTGGATTAAAAATTTGCACGCCTGCAAAATAATTTATGATCCAGATACGGCCTTTCCTATCTTTTAAGAGATCAACTACGGTATTTGATTTCAAAAATGAATTTTGAGTGTTTAGCTCTTCAAATTTCTTGCTATCCGTATTGAAAACGACAATACCATTTGTCCATGTGCCAGCCCACAATTCATTCTTTTTTGTTTGCAGTAATGAAAGTACCACGTTGCTACCAAAATTTTTATCCTTTAATGAATAATGCTCAAATGTGTCTAAAGTTCTGTTCCAGCAATTTAATCCGCCGCCATCGGTTCCTATCCATATCTTTCCCTTCGTATCCTCATTAAAACAATTCACTAATTTATTACTCAAAGATTTAGAATTGAATGGGTCAGAAGTAATGTGTTTGAATTTAAAAAATTCCGGGTCATAAAAATTGAGACCGCTTTTATAGGGAGCTACCCACATAACGCCATTACGGGTGCATAAAAGAGACCAAATGGAATTACCTGAAATGGAATTTGGCTTAGACACATTATATTCTATGTGTTGTATGGGTTCTAGAGTTTTGGTATAGATAAACAAGCCATTATTTTCAGTACCTATCCATAATTCTCCATTATTATTCTTTGTTAAGGAACGTATGCTAAAGCCTGGGCTTATATCTTTTTTCTTGGTAAGAAACCCTAAGGAGCTATCTATTTTCAATTCTACTAGGACCCCGCTAATCGTGCCCAATAAAAAGTTGTTTTTCTCTAGTGGTGTGGCAGTAACAATCTCATCTGTTTCCTGAAGCTTACTCAGGATTTCCATTTCCCTGTTTATCACTAAAATATTGTATGTGGAAATAACAAGCATACGCTCATCATCCAAAGGCATTACTTTAATAATTTTGTCAACTCTTCTATTCTTAAGTTTTACGTAATCATCAGGAAGCTTAAATTGTTTTAATTTTCCGGTTTCTGGCTGGTACCTAAATAACCCATCTTTTTCAGTGCCTAACCATAAATAGTCATTTAGTCTAATTACCCATTCAAACCTTTTAGATTCAATCTTCTTTGCTTCTTTCTTGAACGGATAAGGGATGACCAGATTTAAACTGCGGTCATATAAACTTAAGCCATGGTTTGTACTAATTAATAAGTTTTCATCATCCTCGTATAAAGAAACTATATACTCGTGAGTAAGGCCGGTTACACTATCTGTAGTTTTATTGAATATTTCAAAGTCTTTTCCATCATATCTGTTCAGGCCATTTCTAGTTCCAATCCAAATAAAACCGTAACTATCTTCCAAAAGAATGGTTGCCGTACTATGGGATATTCCCTTTTCAATATGTTGAAAAATAAGGGATTCTTTATGCTGAGATTGAACCGTATATAAGGAAAGGAGAAGAATATAAAAGGTAAGAATCTTAAAAAAATATTTTAATACCATTTTTATCCTTTTGTAATATACTTGTTTAGGGCGCATTTAAAGGTAAGAAATTACTTCCAAATAAAACTTAATATTAAGTTGTCCATTAAATTCACTAAAGGTCTTAGATTTTTTTATGATATAAAAATTAATAGATTATTTGATACTTAAAATACGTACGTTGCTGGGCGTAATTACTTGTTACCAGGTATTTTAAAGCGGGGAAATGTTAATTTTTTTAATTCAATTTAAAATGAGAAGATGTTTTAGGATAAATTCAGCTCCTGGTTCTTTGCGAAATGCAACCTGCGGTTAAAAATCTGTCAGAAACGGGAGAGGAGCTAGTTTATACTAGTGCCATGAATTTGTTAAAATAAAAGTACGCGAATTATACAGTTTATAATTAATATAGACTTGTGGTTTATTCAACTGGGTCTGTTTATATTTATAATATTATTAAATCTTATAGATTTAACTTTGAATAAAAAAACCTTAGTATTCTCTCAGATGACTTTGAATAAGTATACTCAAAGTCTGTCAAAACCATTCCAAAGGAGCTATAAATAAACGAACTTAGCAGAAGAATTATAATAGAGCATGAATTCAGAATCTAACATGTTATACGTGGTAATGCTGGGCGCAAGCGGGGCTGTAGGTACAGAAACTTTGGGCACTCTTCTGCAAGGTAAGAACATTCAAAAAATTACTTTGCTTGGCAGAAGTCACATTTCTGATCTAGACAATGCTATTGTAGAACAGCACAATATAGACATCACAGATGCTAGTTCTTACGAGAACTTTTTACAAGGACACACAACGGCTATTTGTACACTGGGGGTAGGCCAACCTTCAAAAATAAGCAAAGAAGAATTTATTAAAATTGATAAAACTGCAGTTCTAGATTTTGCAACGGCCTGTAAAAAAGCAGGAGTGAAACATTTTCAATTGTTAGCCTCTGTAGGTATTAGTCCAACTTCATCATCTTTTTACCTTCGTACAAAAGGAGAATTGGTAGAAGCGTTAAAAGCATTGCATTTTGACCGCCTCAGTATTTTTGAACCTTCCATGATTTTAACACCAACCAATCGTTACGGCATTGGGCAGGCGATTACCTTAAAAGTCTGGCCTTTACTAAAACCCATACTTTTGGGAGGGTTACGAAAATATAGAGGTGTACCCGTACATATTCTAGGGCAGGCAATGGCCAATAATATCTACAATAAAGGTGATGTATACGAAGTGCTTCAGTGGGATGATTTTTATAATTAAACTATCGAAACACTAAAACACATATTGAACCATATTCTTCCCATTGCTGAGGAAGATTGGAAAGTGATAAAACCTCATTTGTCAATCGTAAAATTTGAAAAAGGAGAGCAGTTGCTATGTCCTCCGCAAATATGTAGTTTCATTGCATTTATTAAATCGGGTTCTGTACGGTCTTATCATATGGATGATCAACTAGTGGAAACCAATTTGCTATTAAGGTCTGCAAACGAATTTATCACGGATTACGAGAGTTTTATAAGCCAAGATCCTTCTACATTGTGGATTCAGTCCATAGAGAGGGGAGAGGCCATTCTTTTGAACAGAACCGGACTCTACTACCTTTATGAAACCTCTTTTTATTGGAATAAATTTGGAAGAATCATAAGCGAGCAGATATTTATAAACAGTAAACGTAGAACAGAACAGTTATTATTTTTAAGCCCAACGGAACGATATATGCTCTTATTAAAGCATAATCCTGATTATTTTCAAAAATATGCTTTAAAACATATTGCCAGTTATTTGGGTATAACGCCACAGTCACTAAGTAGGATTAGAAATCAATTGTCAAAACATTAATTACCTTGTGTTAAGTTGTGATTCCATCATATTGCTAGAAATTTGTTCGAATCGAATACCGAATATCTAAAACAGCAAATTTATGATGGTCATGATTTTATCTTTACTTCTATTCTTAGTTTTTATTGTACTTGGCGGTTTCCATTTCTATTGGCTTTTTGGCGGTACTTGGGCATTGGAGAATGCTATTCCAACACGAGAAAATGAGAAAGCCATGATTTCAATTCCTAAAATTGCAACCTTATTAGTAGCGCTGATTTTAACTGTATTCGGGTTATTCTATTTTATGAAATCTGGCCTTATAAATGTTGAAGCTCCTTTTAGGGGTATAAATTTCGCGTACTGGTTTATTCCTACTATTTTTATTCTAAGGTCTGTAGGAGAATTTAAGTATGTCGGCTTTTTTAAGAAAGTTAAAAATACCAAGTTTTCAAAGGCGGATTCGAAGCTGTTTTCTCCGTTATGCTTAGGGATAGGTGTAGTAGGAATATTGATACAGTTTATGAATTGATATAATAAATAAAAAAATATAGTAGAATTATTATTTAGGATTTAAACAGTAAAAAAGACACAATGATACTCCAAACCCAAATACCTTTAGAAAAGGCTGAAAACCAAATCGATTATGGAAGTCGATCGGTTTTGATGGGTTCTTGTTTCTCGGAAAATATAGGGGAGAAGTTCAAGTATTATAAGTTTAGGTCTTTTCAGAACCCGTTTGGTATTTTGTTCCATCCGTTGGCTATTGAGAATTTAGTAACTCGTGCAATTTCAAAAAAGGCCTATACAGAGGACGATGTGTTTTTTAACAATGAAAGATGGCAATGCTATGACGCTCATTCAGATTTAAGTTCCGTTTCTAAAGAAGAGTTACTGGTATCGCTTAATAATGGAATTGAGAGTACTGGAGAACAGCTTGAAAAAGCAACTCATATATTCATAACGCTAGGTACGGCTTGGGTGTATCGCCATCTTGAAACCGATAATATGGTGGCCAATTGCCATAAGGTACCTCAAAAAGAGTTCGCTAAAGGGCTGTTAGGGGTAGATGAAATTGTAAGCAGCCTAAAAAATATAATGGTTGGTGTTGCCGCCATAAACCCTGGAGCACAATTAATTTTTACGGTTTCACCGGTACGGCATATCAAGGATGGTTTTGTCGAAAACCAACGTAGCAAAGCACATTTGATAACTGCAATACATGAGTTGATGGATAATTCTGAGTTCAATATGAACTATTTTCCGTCTTATGAGTTACAAATGGACGAGTTGCGGGATTATCGCTTTTATAAAGAAGATATGGTACATCCCAGTCAATTGGCTATAGATTATATATGGGAGAAGTTTATGTCCGTTTGGATTAATAAAGAAGCCCAGGAATCTATGATATTGGTTGATGCCATTCAAAAAGGGCTAAATCATAGACCATTTCATCCAGAATCAAAACAGCATTTAAAATTCTTAAAATCATTAGAGCTCAAAATAACGAACGTTCAAAAGCGTTTTCCTTTTATGGATTTCGACCACCAAAACCTAGAGTCTTAGATTCCCTTTTTCTTTTTCGTCAATTTCAATATGTATTGTAACTTCATCTTATGAAAAAAGTATTTGTAGGGGTTCTTATTACCTTGGCAGTAGTTTTAGTGTTCCGTTCGTGTGCTGATGACAAGGAGGAGAAATCTATCTTGGAAGAAAACAGCATGCTTATTCAAACGCAAATAGACAATGTAAGCAAGTTAATTGTTACAGAAGGTCATTTTGCAGAAGTGTACAACTACAAAGATTCTAAAATGCTTTTCGGGCCTTTTATATCTGCAGAAAAAAAAGCGCTAGTTGTTGTAAATGCAGATGTTACCATAGCTTATGATTTGAGTAAGATAGATTTTGAGGTAGATGAGTCTAGTAAAACCTTACACATCAAAAGCATACCGGAACCGGAAGTGAAAATTAGTCCTGATTTTGAATATTATGATGTTAGCTCAGATTACCTGAACATGTTTGAGGCGAGCGATTATAATAAAATCAAGAAAAATGTAAATGCTTCACTGATGAAAAAGGTAGAAGCGTCTGCATTAAAAACCAATGCCGAAAATCGCTTGATAAGTGAGCTGCAGAAGTTTTACATTCTTACGAACTCATTGGGATGGACACTGGTCTACAATGATAAAACCGTAAATAAGGATTTACCCGAAGTGTTTTTTAAAGAATAGAGCTGCTTCATGAAATCTTACTTTGCAAAAGTTTCGGCCCAAGCAATGTATTGATCCCAATCATAATCGGTAACATCGTGTTTTCCACTTCTCATATGATATGCTAGGGTCTGTTTAATAGGATGATTAACTTCTTGCACATCAGTTGAAGAAATTCCCTTTTTATCATATAACTCGTATACTTTTGTGGCATATTGTGCAGATAGGAATTCCCCTTTTGGATCCGCCCATTCATCCTCAACGGCACTTGCAACGTATAAAGGTCTTGGAGCAATAAGGGCTAATAGTTCATGTTGGTCCACTGGTAACATTTCTTCCTTATTACTGTATTTTTTAAAACTCTCAGAAAACCAATGCGGAAACGAAGTGTTGATTTGACCAATGGTTTCTCCAAACTTACGTTTTGATAATGCAGCGCCACCACAACCTGAATCGTTACCAATAACACCCGCAAAACGAAGGTCTGTTGCGCCTGCCCAAAGTGCTGCTTTCCCCAATCTAGAATGTCCAAAAACGATAACATTAGATATATTTGTGTCATTCTCAAGATAATCCATGGCGCGGCTAAGACCATAGGCCCATGCGGCTATACTGCCCCATTCGTTGGTCTTTGGTTTGGTCTGGCCTTCTTCATAAAACAAACTGTGTAACCCATCCGAAAAATCATTTTTGTCCGGGTCTATTTCACCATAATAAACTGTTGCTATGCCATAACCTTTATCTAACATTTTATCTATAGCCCAACGGTTCATTCTAACGCCTCGCGAAGCTTCTGTTGCTTTGTTGTTTCTGATTTTTAAATCTTCATTATTCTCGTTCCATGCTTCTGTAATAATAACATTTGGGTCATCTGTCACGGTATGGTTTCCGTGAAAATTGTAGCCAAGAAATACAGGTGCATTCTCATTGCCTATAGGAAGATAAAGTAGGATGTTGAAATTTAAGGAGCGGTTGTTTTTCTTTATACCTACGGCAATTTGCTTGCGTTGTGCTTTTCCGCCTAGTGCGTTATTATCTTGTTCAATGACCTTAAACGAATACTCGTCCAATAGGGCAGGTACTTTGCCATAAATTTGCTTTTCAAAAAATTGATAGATTTCTAGCTTTCTTTTTTCTTCCCATTGTTGGCTGTCGGTAATAGCCTCTCCTCCAAAAGTAACAAGAGGGTCAGGTACTGAAAATTTAGGAACTTTGGTTTCATCATAATTGGCTTCCGGCTGCGCCGTAAGTGCTGATGTAATCAGTGTAAAAAGTAGTAGGAATAGTGGTTTCACGGTTGTTTGGTTTGGTGTCAATAAAGAAAATGTTGGTTTATTTCAATTTCTCAGTTTTACATTTATGGTTTACCAAGTCCAGTCCATCATCTATCAAATGGCCTACCTTAGGGTTATTTAATTTTACGGTCTGTAAATGCATTGAAATTTCATGGGCAAATTCATGGTCTCCGTTTTCTTTGGCAAGTTCGTATAGCTCAACTGGCAATAACCAGTCATTAGGATAATTATCTCTTATTGCTTCAAACACCTTATGTCTAGAAATCGTACTATTTTTGCCTTCCCTGAAATGACGTATTTGCTCGTAGTATTGCTCTAATTTGGTGTGAGAGGCATTGCTTTTAGATTTTATTGTAGTTGATGAAACCTCATGGGTAACCAAATCAAAACTATTCAAATCAGCAGGACCATTATAGGCAGAAGCTATTTCTTGACCTACGGCCATACTATAAAGCTCGTCGTTACTTTCAAAAAGGACTTTGTCATTATGGGTGACACAGCAATTTTTAAAAGTGACTAAAATAATGTCTCCCTGTAAGTTGCGCGTTCCAGTAATAATTTCTCCGGCTATTTTTATATGACCGTCAAATTCTAGGGAAATCTGTTGTCCTTCGAAAATATTATAGGCTTTGAGATCAAGCGGACTCATGTCTTCAATGGCCAAGTTCATTCCTTTTAGTTTTCCTAATGGAGAACCAAAACCAGTGGCGTGCTGTTTAATACTATGTCCTACAAGCTCTTTATCACGAAAGGAGAGTGCTGTGGGGCCTTTAGATTGAAAAAACACAGGTTTGCCTTCGTGTTCAATTACACTATCAAAATTACCGGAAATCTGAAGTCCTGTGCTAAGTTCAATAGTGCCCAATTCTTTAGATGCAATAAGCTTTTTTATACCACTTAACCCACCACGGCGTAAAGCCATAGTGTTTGCAAATTCCTCTAAAACTTGACTTAGGTAAGCAAAATCTGGCGTAACAAAAAGCTGAGGTTGTGGTTGCGTAATATCAAAAGAGGTATAGGCCGCATCTATGGAATACGGTTTTTTCTTTACTTCATTTGTCATGCACCATGCGCTTTCTCCAATAGAGGAAAGAAGTCCGGCGCCATATATTTTAGGGTTCTCGGGTGTGCCTATAAGTCCGTATTCAACGGTCCACCAGTGCAAGTTCCTAATAAGTGCAATTTCACTGGGTTCTCCCATGTTATTTTGCAGGTCATCAATATGCTTTTCGGCCTTATCAATATCTTCTTGTGGGGTACCTTGGGCTTCTTTTATGATGGAAAGGTGGCGTACCGCTTCATAGAGTTCATAATCTTTCGCATTTGAAATTGCCTTAGAACCAATCTCACCAAATCTACGCAGGTATTCTGCATATTCAGGATTGGCAATAATAGGTGCATGCCCTGCGCCCTCATGAATAATGTCTGGTGCAGGGGTGTATTCTATATGATCTAACTGTCGTATATCGGAAGCAATAACTAGTACATTGTACGCTTGGAATTCCATAAATGCAGATGGAGGAATAAAACCATCAACCGCAACTGCGGCCCAACCTATTTCCTTTAAGATACGGTTCATGCCGTACATATTTGGGATATGGTCTATAGAAATACCGGTTTTTTGTAACCCAACTAAGTATGAAGCGTGGGCAAATTTACTAAGGTAATCTACATTTTTACGCATCACATAACGCCAAACGGCTTGGTCAATAGACGAATATTCACCATAATCTTGCGGTTTAATATACTGCTGCAAATGTGCAGGAAGTTTGTCAAGAACAGGATTACTAGTGTACGTCATGCTAAAAGGTTTTCTATATAAAGATACAAAAAAGGGTAGAGGAATATTAGCATTCAATTTGGACGGGTGGGACTGCTGCGTAAAAAAAGCCCTTTTAAAATAAAAGAGCTTTTTAATATATTTCAACGAATTGAGATCGTTTTACTTAGCGGCAACCGGATTAGGTGGGTATTGCATCAAAATTTCAGAAACAAACTCGCGTATGCGTTGTTCTTTCTTTTCTATATTGCTAATATTATTCAAATTACCAACTCCTTTACCTTGCCACACCAATTCTTTAGTTTTAGAATCTACTAGGTCAATGTACAAAGAACCTTCGGTACGGGTGCTAACATTATTGCCGCCTCCGCCCCAACCAGGACCCCAATAATAAGGGTTCCAGCCCCAGCCGCCGCCCCAGTAGTTATTGTAAATATCTACTTGTTCTTTTTCTTTAGTGAATATACTCACTAAAATATCTGGATTTTCAGATTTTGAAAAACCGCGATTGGTCATTTCAGCTTCAATAGCACGTAGAATTCGCTTTTTGTCCAAATCCGAAATCTGAGCTTTGTCAATTCCTGTTTTATAAAAAGCATACGTTTTGTAACTATCAAAATTGGCTTCTTTATCGTAATCAGAAAGCACGCGTACAGAAGTACAGGAGCTTAAGAATAGCAACACAAGCATGGGTACCACTAGGATTTTAATCTTTTTCATAACAAAGTATAGTATTTGGTGTTAATACATCATTTTCGTAAAAGGTAGTCTCAAAAATCATGCCGAACAACGGTTTTATTGGCGGTTCGTTTTGGGGTCAAAACCATAAGGGCAGTGTCTACAACCACTTTCGCAACAGTAACCTCTCTTTAGATGATACTGTTGGGTAAATACCCGATACCCTTCTTCTGATAAGTAAAAATCGCCTTCCTCAGGCGGAATTATTTCTTTCATCAACTCCTTTTTCCATTGTATTTCTTGAGTATAAAATTACTCCATTTAGTTGGCAAACAACCAAAAACGATTTTAAAACCGTACATTTTAAGTACGTTTAAGAGTATTTTAACGAATCATTATAATTATTGGCAGCAATGTTGTGTTATCGAAAATGACGGCTTAATAACAATTAACTCTATTAAGTGCCGTTTAAACCTTTGATTATGATCTTAGTTTTCAGACATTTTTTTTATAAGAACTATGTTGGTCTATCACTTTGGCCCTTCATCATTTTAAAACATGACGAACTCAAAGAGGATATTGTATTGATCAATCATGAGAAAATTCACTTAAAGCAACAACAAGAATTGCTGATTGTTTTTTTCTACTTCCTCTATATCTCAGAATGGCTCATACGAACGGCTGTTTATTTTGATAGTTATAAGGCATACCAGAATATTAGTTTTGAAAGGGAAGCCTATTCGAACGAGAAAAATCTGAATTATACCAGTGAACGTACAGCGTTTAGTTTTATCAAATATCTTACAAAATAGATGTTGTAATTCAGCTTACGTAATTAACACTTCACTTTAATAGCACTGTTTTTCGCCCTACTTTTGTAAAGTATGCGCGTAACGACCGAAAATCAAGAAGTACATTTACCCATTCTTGACCAGAAAGGAGTATCCCTTGTTCTTAAAAGGGAAGACCGCATACACCCCTTAATTTCTGGGAATAAATACAGAAAACTTAAATACAATTTAAAAGTAGCAAAGACCCAAGGTTTTGATACGCTTCTTACGTTTGGCGGGGCTTTTTCCAACCATATTGCGGCTACGGCCTACGCCGGTAAAATTCATGGTTTAAAAACTATTGGAATTATACGGGGCGAGGAACTTGCCCAAAAATGGCAAGAGAATAGTACTTTAAAACTAGCGGAATCCCATGGTATGCAATTCAAATTTGTTTCTAGGGAAGCATACCGAGAAAAAGATACTCCAGAATTTATTGATGAATTAAAAGAAGAATTTGGTGCTTTTTATCTTTTGCCAGAAGGCGGAACCAATCCTTTGGCTATAAAGGGCTGTGAAGAAATTCTAACTACAAGTGATACCGATTTTAATGTTGTATGTTGTGCCGTTGGTACGGGTGGTACCATAGCAGGGATTAGTAATGGTGCATTTGCGCCACAAAAAGTTTTAGGGTTTCCCGCACTTAAAGGAGATTTTTTACAAGAAGATATTTGTAAATTTGCATTGAGAGAAAATTGGAAGTTGGTAACAGACTATCATTTTGGAGGTTACGCAAAGGTGACGGAAGAGTTGGTAAGTTTTATAAACAATTTCAAATTAAACACTCAAATACCTTTAGATCCCATTTATACCGGGAAAATGCTATATGGTATTTTAGATTTAATTCAGAAAGGATATTTTCCTCCTAATACAAAAATACTGGCAATCCATAGTGGAGGACTCCAAGGTATTGACGGGATGAACCGTAATTTACTAAAGAAAAATCTACCATTAATAGATATATGATACGTAGACTTATAGTATTATCACTTTTCAGCATAGTTTTTATTGGATGTAAAGCGAAGCGTACGGTTGCGACCAGAAGTGAGGCTCCAAAAAAGAAAACAGAAGTAGTTGTTGTAAAAAAGGAGACTAAAAAACCAGACGATGGCCTTTATCCGATGCCTGAAGATACAGGAGAATTCTTGCGTTTTAGTATTGGGTCTCCAGAAGAATATGTAGAGACTTTTTATGAGGTTGCCCAAATGGAAATGAAAGCTTTTGGTATACCGGCAAGTATTACGTTGGCCCAGGGTTTGTTGGAAAGTGGACTAGGAAAAGGAGCTTTAGCTTTAAAAACAAATAACCATTTTGGTATTAAATGCCATACTGGTTGGGAAGGTGATTATGATTTTCATGATGATGATGAAAAAGGAGAATGCTTTAGAAAATATAATCATCCTATGTATTCCTACCGGGATCACAGTATCTTTTTAAAAGGCCGTTCTCGTTATGGTTTTTTATTCGATTATAGGAACGATGATTACAAAAGATGGGCCAAAGGCCTAAGACAGGCTGGTTATGCTACGGATAAGCATTATCCACAAAAGCTTATTTCATTAATTGAACGGTATGAGCTGTACAAGTATGATACAGAAATAGCGAAGCAAGGTTATAGTCAACAAAAAGGAGAACCGGTAATAGTAGCCAGTACTCAGAACAAAGTGCATGTGGTTCAAAAGGGAGATACATTGTATTCTATTTCTAGGTCATATTCAGTTTCCGTAGAGGATTTAAAACGATGGAACTATATGTATGATAGTAATTTAGATGTAGGTCAAGAACTTACCGTTAAGACAGAAAATTTTAATAAATAGATGTTATATCAAAGAAGTAGCGCCCTATTTGCTGAGGCGCAAAAATATATTCCAGGGGGAGTCAACTCACCAGTTCGCGCTTTTAAGGCCGTAGGAGGAGACCCTATTTTCGTAAAAAAAGCAAAAGGGGCTTATTTGTATGATGAAGATGATAATCGATTAATCGATTATATCGCTTCATGGGGTCCGTTAATTTTAGGTCATGCTCACGAACCCGTAATTAATGCGGTAATTGAGAAGGCAAAACTAGGTACTTCTTTTGGGATGCCTACAGAAATTGAAACGCAGTTAGCACAATTGGCGGTATCTATGGTGCCTAATATTGATAAAATAAGATTTGTAAACAGCGGGACGGAAGCTTGTATGAGTGCCGTGCGTTTGGCTCGTGGGTATACAGGTAAAGATAAGATTATAAAATTCGCTGGTTGTTACCATGGTCATTCAGATTCGTTTTTAATACAAGCGGGTAGTGGTGCCGTAACTTTTGGTAGCCCTAATAGTCCTGGTGTAACAGAAGGTACTGCCAAGGACACTCTTTTGGCTACTTACAATGATATAGAAAGTGTTCGTGCACTAGTTGCTGCTAACAAAGGTGAAATAGCAACGGTAATTATTGAACCGGTTGCAGGTAATATGGGATGTATAGTTCCTACGGAAGAATTTATAAAAGGACTTCGTGAACTCTGTACCCAAGAAGGGATTTTGTTGTTGTTTGATGAGGTTATGACCGGTTTCCGTTTAGGAAAAGGTGGTGCTCAAGAAGCGCTAGGCATTGATGCGGATATTGTTTGTTTTGGAAAAGTGATCGGTGGAGGTTTACCTGTAGGTGCTTTTGCAGCTAAAACAGAAATTATGTCACATTTGGCGCCAGAAGGACCAGTTTATCAAGCAGGAACTTTAAGTGGTAACCCACTAGCCATGGCTGCTGGTTTGGCAATGCTTACGGAATTGAATAAGAAGCCCGAAGTTTTTGAAAGTCTGGCTAAAAAGACTGCTTACCTTCATGAAGGTTTAGATGCGGTTTTAAAAACTAAAGGAGTTCCTTATCAAATTAACCGATTTGGAAGTATGATATCCGTACATTTTACTGAAGATGCTGTAGTTGATTTTGACAGCTCCGCAAAAGGCAACAATGAGACCTTTAAAAAGTACTTTCATGGGATGCTACAAAACGGAATTTACTTGCCGCCAAGTGCATTTGAAAGTTATTTCTTAAATGACGCGCTAACCTATGGGGATATAGATGAGACTGTAGCAGCATT includes:
- a CDS encoding glucosaminidase domain-containing protein, whose amino-acid sequence is MIRRLIVLSLFSIVFIGCKAKRTVATRSEAPKKKTEVVVVKKETKKPDDGLYPMPEDTGEFLRFSIGSPEEYVETFYEVAQMEMKAFGIPASITLAQGLLESGLGKGALALKTNNHFGIKCHTGWEGDYDFHDDDEKGECFRKYNHPMYSYRDHSIFLKGRSRYGFLFDYRNDDYKRWAKGLRQAGYATDKHYPQKLISLIERYELYKYDTEIAKQGYSQQKGEPVIVASTQNKVHVVQKGDTLYSISRSYSVSVEDLKRWNYMYDSNLDVGQELTVKTENFNK
- the hemL gene encoding glutamate-1-semialdehyde 2,1-aminomutase codes for the protein MLYQRSSALFAEAQKYIPGGVNSPVRAFKAVGGDPIFVKKAKGAYLYDEDDNRLIDYIASWGPLILGHAHEPVINAVIEKAKLGTSFGMPTEIETQLAQLAVSMVPNIDKIRFVNSGTEACMSAVRLARGYTGKDKIIKFAGCYHGHSDSFLIQAGSGAVTFGSPNSPGVTEGTAKDTLLATYNDIESVRALVAANKGEIATVIIEPVAGNMGCIVPTEEFIKGLRELCTQEGILLLFDEVMTGFRLGKGGAQEALGIDADIVCFGKVIGGGLPVGAFAAKTEIMSHLAPEGPVYQAGTLSGNPLAMAAGLAMLTELNKKPEVFESLAKKTAYLHEGLDAVLKTKGVPYQINRFGSMISVHFTEDAVVDFDSSAKGNNETFKKYFHGMLQNGIYLPPSAFESYFLNDALTYGDIDETVAALKKVEL